Within the Bacillus sp. FSL K6-3431 genome, the region AAATATCTCCTTGGTCAAATAGATGAAGCAGGATTTGATGCAGCAGTGGAGAAGTGGAAAAAACAAGGAGGCGATAAAGTAATCGCAGAATTTAACGAATCATATAAAGCTTTGGAGTAAATGATTTTGAAAAATTTATAAAAAACCAAGGATTTTCTCGTAAATAGAAAATCCTTGGTTTTTATTGCAGATTAACGGGCAGTAAAACCTCCATTGCGTGGATTTTCACTTTATGTTGCGGCGTTTAATATACATCTAATCCTAGTTTCTATGATGAAATCTCACTCATTAAAGCATGTATATTGTCTTCTGTATCTTTAAAAAATGCCATCCAAGTTTCGGTTTGCCCCATTTTTGCTACGCGATGAGGTTCATTGATAAAAGAGACATCTTTATTTACAAAGTGTTCGAATGTTTCTTTTATATTTTCCATTTGAAAATATATGACAGAACTTGCATGGGCGAAATCCTCTTTTTCAGGCAGGCTGAGAAGCAAACGAACACCATTACATTCAAAGAATGCCATATTATCATTGTTAAATAGAAGTGGCAGATCTAAAATATCTTTATAAAACACGATTGCTCTCTCTAAATCCTTTACAGGTATCCCTATTTGCCCGATTTTTTGTATTGGTTGGTTTCTCAATATAAACGCCCCTTTATAGTTAAATTCCTTCTATATATCATTCGTGCAAAAGTTAAATTCCCCTTTAAAACTTTTCAAGAGAAAATGAACATGACATGAACTGTACAATTTAAATTGGTGTGCATAATAAAGAATATTCGACAAATTCCGAGGCGTGCCTGGCACCGATTGGTTAGGAAAAGTGATCATGAGGTCGGATTATAGAGTAAATATAGTTAAATATATAGATAACTTGATGAGAGGAATTTTTATGAAGGCATATGCGCTTATATGTTTGAACTTTCAATTTGTATTGATTGCAATATAACCGTAACATTAATAAGTAGCTAATTTGCACTTCTAAATCCTTTCGTTACTCCTCTTCCTTTTTCCCTGAATACGATGTTAATTATTCGTTACATTTTTTTCTAGGAGGATCGCTTGCTGTTTGTAATACATATGTATGTTAAATAAAAAATGATAAAAAAGGAGTTTTAACTTTTTATGCGTAAAATTATGGTTGTACTCTCCATTTGTATGCTTGTCTTATTAAGTGCATGTAGTGGAGGGGTAAGTAAAGACAGTATTAAGGTAATAAAGTTTGCTGATGCTGGTTGGGATAGTATTCGTTTTCATAATAGTGTTGCACAGCTCATTGTTGAGGAAGGATATGGGTACGATACTGAAGTGACAAGTGGAACGACTGCGGCTACCATCCAAGCATTGCAACAGGGAGATATTAACGTTTATATGGAGGCATGGACTGACAATATTAAAGATATATATGAAAAAGCGATCGAGAGCGGAGATATTATTAAAGTCTCAACAAACTTCGATGACAATGCACAAGGATTATATGTCCCAACATACGTCATAGAAGGAGATGCTTCTAAGGGAATTGAACCAATTGCACCTGATTTAAAGACAGTAGAGGACTTAGCGAAATATCCGGAAATTTTTGAAGACCCAGAGGATTCTACTAAAGGAAGAATCATTGGAGCACCTTCAAGTTGGGCTGTAAGTGAGCAATTAGATGAGAAGCTAAAAACATACGGGTTAGATGAGCAATACAATTACTTAGCACCAGGATCTGACTCAGCAATCGTTGCTTCTTTAGCAGGCGCGATCAAAAAGGGTGAGCCGTGGGTTGGCTATTATTGGTCACCGACTTGGGTAACAGCAAGCTTTGATTTAACACTTCTGGAAGACAATCCGTATGAAGAGGAAGTATGGGAGGAAAATCGAGGCACAGCATTTCCACCAAATGATGTGGTTGTAGCTGTTCATAAGGATTTGCCTGATCAAGCCGAAGATGTGGTGGAGTTTTTAAAAAAGTATGAAACAAGTAATGAGCTAACAGAAAGCGCACTAGATTATATGGAGGAAAAAGAAGTAGAAGCGGATGCTGCTGCTATCTGGTGGATGAAAGAATATGAAGATGTATGGACAAAATGGGTGTCAGATGAGGTTGCTGAAAAAGTATTATCAGCAATAAAAGAAAAATAATATAGGGGAGGGAGATAGCTGTAGATGAATTATGCTGCGGCTACTCCCATATTTGTAGCAAGACCCAAAACATAGACTAAAATAGTTTATTAGAGAGGTGAGGAAACGGCTGTTTTCTAACAGTCGATAATGTATGAATGAATTTCCCGATATACGCATACCGATTGGTACCGGCGTGGAAAAGTTTATTGATTTCTTAGCGGAAAATTTCTCCGCATTTTTCGATTTTGTATTTGTGATTGCTTCAGGTTCCATAAAGGGGCTTGAATCTATTTTACTATTTATTCCATGGTGGATCTTTATCATTATTATATTTTTATTAGGCTGGTATTTTACAAGCTTATATGGGGGTTTGTTATTTTCAGCTTTCATATTTTTAATAGGAACGTTCAATTTATGGTCCGAAACGATGACGACAATCTCCGTTGTCTTAATCTCAGTTATTCTAGCACTTTTGATAGGCATACCGTTGGGGATATTAATGACTTTTAATAAAACCTTCTCTAGCACGATGCGACCTGTGTTAGATGCGATGCAAACGATGCCTACCTTCGTTTATCTAATCCCTGTTATTTTCTTTTTCCCTTTAGGAAATGTTCCGGCAGTGATTGCTACGATCATTTATGCTCTGCCACCGGTCAGTAGGCTGACAGAGCTTGGGATTCGTAATGTCGATCAAGAGGTTGTTGAATCTGCCCAATCATTTGGTTCTTCAAGAATGCAAATGTTAATGAAGGTACAGCTTCCTCAAGCATTGCCGACGATTATGGCTGGAATTAATCAAACAACGATGATGGCACTGGCAATGGCGGTCGTTGGGTCAATGGTTGGTGCACAAGGACTCGGCGAGCGAGTTTTATATGCGATAAATCGGATAGATATATCACTAGGTTTTGAAGCAGGAGTTAGTATCGTTTTTCTAGCAATTATTATCGATCGGATTACAGGCGGAATTGCTGAGCGTCTTCAGAAACATAGGAGGAATGTCTCATGACAGTTAAATTGAAAGTTGAAAATGTATCAAAGATATTTGGATCACGAGCAAAGAAGGTCATCCCTATGGTTGAAAAAGGTGAATCCAAAAGTGATATTTTAGCAAAGACAGGTCATACAGTTGGGGTTTATAATGCATCAATGGATATTATGGAAGGTGAGACCTTTGTCATTATGGGACTATCAGGCAGTGGGAAGTCAACATTAATTCGCTGCTTTAATATGTTGAATCGGCCTACAGCTGGTGCCATTTATGTTGATGGTGAAAACATCGTCGAATATAATACGCAGCAACTGAAATATTACCGGCAAAAGAAAATTGCGATGGTTTTCCAGCACTTTGGGCTTTTCAGTCATCGTACGGTATTAGAAAATATCGAATATGGGTTGGAAATAAGAGGAATGTCAAAGGAAGAGCGTCAAAAAATTGCACAGTATCAATTAGAAACAGTTGGTTTAAAAGGCTATGAAGATCAGTACCCAGATGAGCTCTCTGGTGGGATGCGGCAAAGGGTTGGGATTGCTCGTGCATTGGCGAATGATCCAGATATATTATTAATGGATGAGCCATTCAGTGCCCTTGACCCATTAATTCGCAGAGAAATGCAACTAGAGCTCATAGACATTCAAAACCGATTGCAGAAAACAATTATTTTCATTACTCACGATGTCAATGAAGCTTTTAAAATTGGTGATCGCGTAGCAGTCATGAAGGATGGAAAGGTCGAGCAGATTGGTACACCTGAAGAAATTTTAGATCAGCCAGCGAATGACTATATTACGGAATTTATAAGAGATATCGATCGATCTAAAATTCTTCAAGCAGAACATATAATGACCAGACCACATGGTTTAGTCTCACTGAAGGATGGTCTAAATGTGGCGATTAAGGTGATGCGAGAACAAGGCATTTCCAGTGTTTTCGTTACAGACCGTCAGCGTCATCTACAAGGACTTGTAACGATTGATCGTGCGATAGAGGGCTTAAAACAAAGGAAAACCTTACAAGAGGTCTTGGAAATCGATGTTAATACAGTTGATCCAACAGAATACGTTCAGGCCATTATACCGAAAGCATTAGACTCAAAATACCCAATCGTAGTCGTGAATGAAGAGAAACATATTGAAGGAATTATCTTAAGGGTGCATGTATTGGCTAGTTTAATCGGGGAAAATGGTAATGGGGAACAAGATGAGGGTAAAGCAGTAGTAGATAAATAGGAAACATAAATATGAAACCAATAAACCAGGCACATCACTTGATTGAATTGATGTGCCTGGTTTTTGTTTATACAAGGGATGTTTATTACTGTGAGTGGAAAAAAGATGACATTTGTCATTTTATTCTCATGACATAATCTACTGATATTTAGAGATTGTGGAATATAAAATGTAAGTATAGATCAGTGGGGGTGAGCGAATGGAAAGTGTAGTGGAGATAAAACAACTAACGAAAGTGTTTAAAGGGAAGAAAGCGGTTGATCAAGTTTCTTTTTCGATAAAAAACGGTGAGGTTGTTGCTATATTAGGTCCGAATGGTGCAGGAAAGACGACGACGATGTTGATGGTGCTTGGTTTATTAAATCCTACAAGTGGTAAATCAAAGCTATTTAATCAAGATGCAAAAGAAAAAAGTGTCCGTGAAAGAATAGGAGTCATGCTTCAAGAAGTGAGCTTGATGGACGGCTTAAAAGTAAAAGAGATTATTCGACTATTTCGCAGCTATTATCCGAATCCTTTATCAATGGATCAGCTTATTAGTCTTACTGGTCTTAGTGAAGAAGATTTAAATAAGCGCACCGAAAAGCTTTCGGGAGGACAAAAACGGAGAGTTGGGTTTGCGTTAGCATTGGCTGGAAATCCAGACTTATTATTTTTTGATGAACCAACTGTAGGAATGGATATAACGTCGCGCAAAGTGTTCTGGGAGACAGTGAGAGAACTTGCCGATCAAGGGAAATCAATTATTTTCTCAACACATTATTTACAAGAGGCGGATGATATCGCCGATCGGATTATTTTATTCAATAAAGGGACTATTATAGCAGATGGAAAGCCTGCAGAAATAAAAAAGAGTCTGACGAAGCAATCGGTTTCGTTTATTACGTCTCCAAATATCCCGCTGAAAGATGTTCTACAACTACCACATGTATCAGAGGTATATGAGAAAGATGGCAGGACTTTCATTATTACAGACGAGACAGATTCCGTTCTATCTAGCGTTTTTGAGCATAAATGGCATGTAAAAGATATCCAAATTGAGAAGGGACGTCTCGAGGATGCATTCGAGCAATTGACAGAAGAAAGGGAGGAAATGTAAATGAAAATGATGGGGAACCAGTGTAAAGTGGAAGTTTTACGGATGTTTAGAAATCCATATTATATATTTTGGTCGCTTTTCATGCCACTTATTTTTTATATCATTTTCACGAAGGTAGTCAATATAAATGTTCCGGATAAAGGACTTTGGGATGCGCATTATTTAATGTCGATGGCTACTTTTAGTGTGATGGGAAGCGCGATTATGACAATGGGAATCCGGATGGTGCAAGAGCGTGCGGAAGGATGGACATCATTTATCAAGGTTACTCCATTATCGGGTTTTGTCTATTTTTTAGCTAAAATGCTTGGGCAGACACTTGTCCATGTATTTTCCATCTTCGTTATTTTTATTGCAGGAGCTCTGATAAATGGTGTGTCTTTAACAGCCCTCGAGTGGATGATGAGCGGTGGCTGGATACTGCTTGGTTCATTGCCATTTCTTGGTCTAGGCGTATTAGTAGGGACGATGAAAAGAGTGGATACTGCTTCAGGTGTAAGTAATGTTATTTATATGCTTCTAGCCATTACCGGTGGGATGTGGATGCCTATGGAAATTTTACCGAAAACAATCCAAACAATCGGGTCATGGCTACCTGCATATAACTTTGCTAATGGTGCCTGGGAGATTATTCGTGGGCATACACCTGAATTAAAAAATATAGTCCTGTTGGCGGGGTACCTTCTATTATTCATGGTAATATCAACATATATAAGAAGGAAACAGGAAGCGGTGTAATGCTTGAAGAAACTTCAGATTTTTCCTAAACAACTCGGTATGTTTCCCTACGTCTTTTTAATATATTTAGTTATGCCTTTGTTTTATGTGGCACAAGAAACAGGAATAAAAGAAATGATTGGCTATGCCTTAATACTGCTTTTTCTTGTGACATACAGACAGCTATATAGTCCATTACCAATTAAACCATATTCCTATTGGTTGGCAGTACAAATCAGTATTATTGTCATCCTCAGTTTGTGGTATGATCCCAATAATTTGTTTATGGGCTTCTTTCCAGCAAATTTTATTGGTTGGTTCGTAACTAAAAAGTACTTTTATCGTGCGTTAGTTTCTTTTATAGTGGCATTGATTATTACAACAATCATTACAGCGATACAAGGACTAATGGAAAATATGCTATATTTTTTCCCATTCTTAATCGTCATGTTTATATCTCCTTTTGGGATACGATCTATAAATAAACGCATGGAATTGGAAAAAGAGCTTGATCAAGCAAATGCACAAATAAAGGAGTTAATAAAACGCGAAGAAAGAGTAAGAATTGCTCGGGATTTGCATGATACTTTGGGGCATACATTAACTTTGATTACTTTGCAAAGTCAGTTGGTACAAAGATTAGCTGAGAAAAAATCAGAGCAGGCAAAAATGGAAGCAAAGGAAATTGAAATAACATCGCGTTCTGCATTGCGGCAGGTTCGTGAACTTGTTTCTGATATGCGGGCAATTACGATTGCTGATGAACTGGTGGATATGCAGCAAATTTTTATAGCTGCCAATATTTCATTTCAGATTGAAGGAGAATCAAACTTCTCTGAAATCCCATTACTGCAGCAAAATATTCTCGGTATGTGTCTTCGAGAGGCAACAACAAATATCGTGAAGCATAGTGCAGCTGAAAATTGCTTGATTACTTTTTATAAAACAAGAGGTAATTACACAATTGAAATCAAAGATGATGGTATTGGATTGATTGGTAAGGAAAGTATAGGAAATGGTTTGAAAGGTATGAAAGAACGTCTCGCTCTTATTGAAGGCGATCTTACCATCCATACTAAGGAAGGTACAGTACTTACGATGGCGATGCCAGTGATTATGAAGCAAGAGAAAGAAGGGATCTCCCTATGATACGAATTGTAATTGCGGAAGACCAGCGAATTTTAAGAGGCGCTCTCGGTGCTTTGCTCGATTTTGAGGAAGATCTTGAAGTGGTCGGTCAGGCAGGAAATGGTGAGGAAACATTGACGTTGGTAAAAGGGTTTCAACCGGATATATGTCTAATGGATATTGAAATGCCGTTGAAAAGTGGCCTTGATGTTGCGGCTGAACTAAAGCGGAGCGGTTCTAAATGCAGGGTGATCATGTTAACAACTTTTGCACGCCCAGGGTATTTTGAACGAGCAGTAAAAGCTGGTGTCCATGGTTATTTATTGAAAGACGGTGCAATTGAAGATCTTGCTGAATCGATTAGGAGAGTAATGCAAGGGAAGCGGGAATTTGCGCATGAGTTGATCATGAATTCTTATAATGAAGATAATCCACTTACCAAAAGAGAAATGGATATCTTGAAATTAGCTGCAGAAGGAAAAACATCAAAGGAAATATCGGGGGAGCTATTTTTATCAGCAGGTACAGTTAGAAACTATATGTCAGAGATTCTCCAAAAGCTAAATGCAAAAAACAAGATTGAAGCGATAAGTATTGCAGAGGAAAAAGGGTGGATTTAAGGCTGTTCCAAAATGAACAGCCATTATTTTACTAGGAGTAATTGATAGAAGATTAGAACATAAGTATACAAACTTCTAAATAGTCTTTTTAAAAGTCAAATAAGATAGGTAAATGACTTCTAAAATGCTAGTTAATCGCTACATAACAATATAAATAGTTGGAAATACAAAACTGGTAAAGGTGGGTTGAAATTTTTCATCTAGATGGCTTTTGCTTTAATGAAAAACCGATGCTGTTTCACATCAAAATAACCCTTTTCCTGGATTAATTCGTGAATTTTATATAAATTTGTTATGTTTTTTTCCATATTAAAATCGGGAACTTGCCATGGTATTGCTTTTAAATAATAAACTAGTGCCCCAATATCATAAAATCTTTGATTAGGGTACTCCTCCCGACATTGCAAAATATCAAATCCATGTTCTAATAATTCCATTTTAGCGCGTTCTAAGTTCCAATCGTAAAACTCCTCATTAATTGGCAACCCTAAAGCTTGATTGATTTCGTGACAATCATGCCCGCCGACTTGCTGTGTTAAGAATATGGCATTTGTGGACATTATTCTTCTTACTTCTTGATTGGAGTAAGCCTCATGCTTATTTAAAACCAAATCAAAATAGTTCGTCTCTAAAGGAAGACTTTCATCCTCTTCTACTTCAAATACTTTTACCCCAAGTGGTTCAAGGCGCTTTCTAGCAATAGGGACGTTTGGTTTATACGCCTCCGTTGCGAACACTACTTTTGGGAATGGTCTGACCTTCGATATAAATTCTCCTCCACCTGTACCCATATCCAACATGAAGTCAGCATGTTGGATGAGTGGTAATGCCATACTTGCATAAGACCATGTAAGGGGTTCACTATCTAATCTTCCTGTCCCTGTCACATAGGAAAAGTCCCATCCCGAAAAAGGTTGATCTAAGCTTTTGATTAATAATTCGAAATGTTTGTCAGTTAAAATGGTTTAGTCCCCCCAGTTTTTTATATGTACATTGTTTTTAAAAGGAAGTTCACATTGGTCTATATATGTAGGGCGATTCTGAAAATTAATTAGTTATTCGAACATTTTTAATTGGGAAGAATACGAGTTTACTTTTTCCAATAATATTTTTCTCATCGATATACCCCAATAAATTTCTGCTGTCACCACTTTCAAGTCGATTATCACCCATCACAAAATATTGTTTTGCAGGAATTGTTAAGGGGCCGAAATCGCCTGTCAAAAGCATCCCTTTTTTATCTGCAATAATTTTATTTTCCTTTAAATAAGGTTCCTTAACCTTTTTATTATTGATAAATAAAAGATCACTTTTCATTTCTAATACGTCTCCAGGTAAGGCAATCACTCTTTTTACATAATTGTTTTCTGTTCCTTTTATAATGATTATATCGCCTCTTTTGATTTCGCCAATCCAACTGGAGGTCTTACTTACAAAGATCCGCTCTCTATCATGAAGAGTAGGCTCCATTGAAGCGCCATCGACGATAAAGGGGGAAAATATGAAAGTACGAAGGATAAATACAATGACAACTGCTATTAAAATAGACTTTAACCAACTAGTTCCTTGTTCGTGTGTCGATTGATTTAGCATCTTTGTTCTCCTTTCATGTGTTTTGATTATTTACTTAATATTCTCCATGAAAACCGTTATCCCTGCAAGTATGATGGAAATGTATAGATTTGAAAGGAAGGAAAAACAATTGTTAGAGGGAATATTTAAAAAGGTGAAAAACTAGGAGTGGTATGGAAATGAAAAAAGCCATGATTTTCTGCCTTATATTCATTCATATGATTTTAATTGTAATTGGCTGTAATAAAAAAGAAGAACAGCATTTATTAACTCGGGTCGATGTCCAGCAAATAAATGCTGAAAGGGTATCAAGTGATGTTAAAATGATTGTGGAGCAAACGGAATTAACTGAGCTTGAAGATATTTTCAATGAAATAGAATGGGAGTCAAATGTGAAAATAGAAATGTCGCGAAGAGAGGATATCAAAGCAACTTTCTTTTACGAAATAGATAAAAATATGCCAGAAAGATTAGCAGAATATCGCATCTGGTTTCATGAAGAAAGTGGAACAGCGGAATTGACTAGCAATATTGAAAAAGAAAGCTATGGAAAATTGAATCGAGAGAATGCTGAAAAGTTAAAGGCATTGTTTTTACCATAAGCGTATTTATACTCTTGAAATATTTGTATCATTTTGTAGAATGATAGTACGCTTTTGAAAAGGAGAATGTGAAATGTGGGAGGATTTTAAGAAGTTTGCTATTCAAGGTAATGTAATGGATTTAGCGGTTGCAGTTGTAATTGGTGCTGCTTTTGGGAAAATCGTTGGATCATTAGTTAATAATATCATCATGCCACTTGTTGGAATATTGCTTGGTGGAAAAAGTTTTGAAAAACTTTATTATGCATACGAGGATACGAAGATTGAATACGGAATTTTTATCCAAAGCATTGTCGATTTCTTTATTATTGCTATTTCAATCTTTGTTTTTATCAAGATACTCGGTAGCTTGAAACAAAAGAAAGAAGAGGAGATCGAGGAAGAAGAAGAAGAGCCTACAGCTGAAGTCGCGTTATTGGTAGAAATTCGTGATCTGTTGAAAAATCAAAAGTAATATAAAAAACAAACCGGAGGCAGTTTAACTTGCTCCGGTTTGTTTTTTTATGCTTCTTTAGCAGCTTGAATTTCAAGTTGTATTTTTACATCATCACTAACAAGTACGCCACCAGTTTCAAGTGCTGCGTTCCAGTTCAATCCATATTCACTACGTTTTAGCTTACCTTCAACAGTGAATCCAGCTTTTTCTGCTCCGCTCATCGGATCTTTTGCAAGACCTTCAAAAGTAACTGTAAATGTTTCAGGTTTCGTTACACCGTGCAAGGAAACATCGCCTGTAAGGGCATATGTATCTTTGCTTTGTTTTTCAATTTTCGTTGAAGTAAAAGTCAATTCAGGATATTTCTCTACTTCGAAAAAATCAGCAGACCGAAGATGGTTGTCACGGTCCTCATTACGTGTGTCGATGCTAGCTACATCAATTTTGAAGCTTATGTTTGCAGATGTTAGATCGGTTGGATCTGCTTCAACCTTAGCACTGAATTCATTAAAAGATCCTCTTACTCTAGAAACCATCATATGTCTGATTGAAAAATCAACGTTACTGTGTGCAGTATCAACATTCCATGTAGAAATTGTCATGAAAAATCCCTCCAATAATTTTAATTACAAAAAGTAAGTAACTAACATTAATATACATGCCTTTGAAATAAATGTAAAGAACTTATTTTGATTTTGACTTTACCTTCAAAAGAAATGATAATTATGTTAAAGATGATCGCTTTACAATTCCCTAATAATAGCGTGATAAAACAAAATGTTTAAGGGCAAATATAATGTTAGATGAATTTACAGAAGCGGAGTGGATTATAGTGCGCATGGTAGATGTATTAGCGAAAAAACGTGATGGAATAGAGTTATCGACTGAAGAAATTCAGTTTGTTATTAATGGCTATACCAAAGGTGAAATCCCTGATTACCAGATGTCTGCCTTTTTAATGACCATTTATTTTCAAGGAATGACTGCAAAAGAAACGGCGGATCTAACAATGGCGATGGTCGATTCCGGTGATCAAATTGACCTGTCCAAGATTGAAGGTGTGAAAGTGGATAAGCATTCCACCGGCGGAGTTGGAGACACAACTACGCTTATACTTGCCCCACTCGTTGCAGCCGTTGGTGTTCCAGTCGCGAAAATGTCTGGTCGTGGACTTGGTCATACAGGTGGAACATTGGATAAACTTGAAGCTGTACCAGGTTTTCATGTTGAAATAACGGAAGAGGAGTTTATAAACCTTGTGAATACCAATAAAATTGCTGTCATTGGTCAATCAGGTAATTTGACTCCAGCTGATAAAAAAATCTATGGTTTGCGTGATGTGACAGCGACTGTTAATTCAATTCCTCTCATTGCCAGTTCGATTATGAGTAAAAAGATTGCTGCGGGTGCTGATGCGATTGTACTTGATGTAAAGGTGGGTGCCGGGGCCTTTATGAAAGATTTAGATGAAGCGAAGAAGTTGGCAAGCGCCATGGTTGATATCGGTAATAATCTAGGGCGTAAAACGATGGCAGTCATTTCAGATATGAGTCAGCCGCTCGGTTTTGCTGTTGGGAATGCGTTAGAAGTAAAAGAGGCTGTGGAAACCTTGCAAGGAAAAGGACCGGCTGATTTACTTGAATTGTGTTTAGTTCTTGGTAGTAAAATGGTCGTGTTAGCAGGAAAAGCAAATACGGAGGAGGAAGGACGGACGAAATTGCAAGCCGTGATTGCAAATGGAAAAGCATTCGACATGTTTAAGTTATTTTTAGGCGCACAAGGTGGAGACGTATCCGTTATTGATAATGTGGATAAGCTCGCTCAAGCAAAGTACGTGTTTGCAGTAGAGGCACCGGAGAGCGGGTATGTATCAGCGATTATTGCAGATGAGATTGGGATTGCTGCAAGTATGCTAGGAGCAGGACGAGCTACAAAAGAATCGGAAATTGATTTAAGTGTTGGTATTGTTTTACATAAAAAAATTGGTGACCAATTGGGAGCTAACGAGGCCATTGCAACAATCTACAGTAATAATGAGGAAATCAATATTGTAAAAGAACGCATTGTTCAAGCTTATCAATTTTCAAAAGAAAAGCCCGAGCCGTCCGTATTGATATATAAGTGATAAAATCGCATGGTCGAAATTTTAAAGTAGCTGTTTTAGGCTAGGAATTCCTAGTTTAAAACAGCCTTTTCCTTTGTCCAGCAGTATCAGCCAAGTCAGATAATTGTACACAAATTAAAATTGATTTCTTCCAAAAAATAAAAAACTCCACCAAATAAATCATTTCAAATATTCAATGGTTGTCAATGAAAGCAAAAACATGATATGATAAATGAAAATGATTCTCAATTATTGAGAGGCAATAATAGGAGGATATTAATATAATGATTGCAGCTACAACTAAATCGATTGCAAATGTGATTAAAGAAAGAACTTCTGTGAAAGCAGGGTATATTGATAAAGAAGTAAACGAGGATTTAGTATTGTCATTATTGGATAATGCGGTATGGGCGCCAACACATGGAGAACGTGAGCCGTGGCGATATATTTTTGTAGCAGGTGAGCGTAAGGAAGCTTTTATAGAAGCAGTGCTTCAATGTCATCCACTTAATAATCATGAAAATGTACGGAATAAATTTGTGAATGTACCAGCGTTTTTAGTTGTTGTTATGAACGAGGATCCGCGCCAAAAGGTGTGGGAGGAAGACTTTGCTGCGACAGCATCTATGTTGCAAAATCTCCAGTTACTTGCTTGGGATCAGGATCTCGGTATGGTGTGGAAAACACCAAATCATATTTATGATCCGAAGTTCCGTGGCGCAATTGGAGTAGAACGTGGCGAGAAAATCGTTGGTGTATTAAATATTGGATACTTTGACAGAGAGATTGTTGCGAAGAAAGTTCGCAAAAGAACAAATCCTGCAGAGAAAATGACTGCATTTTAAGCTAAATACAATAGCCACCGAGGCTCATCGGTGGTTTTTTGTTTTGTAGACTAAGGAGTTTATGCTAGAAAATAATGAGAAGTGGCTCATAAATTGGTTGAGTGGTTTAAAAAATAGCTGAGTGGCTTATAAATTGGTTGAGTGGTTTAAAAAATAGCTGAGTGGCTTATAAAATAGCTGAGCGGCCCATAAAATAGCTGAGTGGCTTATAAAATAGCTGACCGGCTCATAAATTGGTTGAGTGGCTTATAAAATAGCTGAGTGGCTTATAAATTGGTTGAGTGGCTTATAAATTGGTTGAGTGGCTTATAAATTGG harbors:
- a CDS encoding ABC transporter permease, whose product is MKMMGNQCKVEVLRMFRNPYYIFWSLFMPLIFYIIFTKVVNINVPDKGLWDAHYLMSMATFSVMGSAIMTMGIRMVQERAEGWTSFIKVTPLSGFVYFLAKMLGQTLVHVFSIFVIFIAGALINGVSLTALEWMMSGGWILLGSLPFLGLGVLVGTMKRVDTASGVSNVIYMLLAITGGMWMPMEILPKTIQTIGSWLPAYNFANGAWEIIRGHTPELKNIVLLAGYLLLFMVISTYIRRKQEAV
- a CDS encoding ABC transporter permease codes for the protein MNEFPDIRIPIGTGVEKFIDFLAENFSAFFDFVFVIASGSIKGLESILLFIPWWIFIIIIFLLGWYFTSLYGGLLFSAFIFLIGTFNLWSETMTTISVVLISVILALLIGIPLGILMTFNKTFSSTMRPVLDAMQTMPTFVYLIPVIFFFPLGNVPAVIATIIYALPPVSRLTELGIRNVDQEVVESAQSFGSSRMQMLMKVQLPQALPTIMAGINQTTMMALAMAVVGSMVGAQGLGERVLYAINRIDISLGFEAGVSIVFLAIIIDRITGGIAERLQKHRRNVS
- a CDS encoding quaternary amine ABC transporter ATP-binding protein, which translates into the protein MTVKLKVENVSKIFGSRAKKVIPMVEKGESKSDILAKTGHTVGVYNASMDIMEGETFVIMGLSGSGKSTLIRCFNMLNRPTAGAIYVDGENIVEYNTQQLKYYRQKKIAMVFQHFGLFSHRTVLENIEYGLEIRGMSKEERQKIAQYQLETVGLKGYEDQYPDELSGGMRQRVGIARALANDPDILLMDEPFSALDPLIRREMQLELIDIQNRLQKTIIFITHDVNEAFKIGDRVAVMKDGKVEQIGTPEEILDQPANDYITEFIRDIDRSKILQAEHIMTRPHGLVSLKDGLNVAIKVMREQGISSVFVTDRQRHLQGLVTIDRAIEGLKQRKTLQEVLEIDVNTVDPTEYVQAIIPKALDSKYPIVVVNEEKHIEGIILRVHVLASLIGENGNGEQDEGKAVVDK
- a CDS encoding ABC transporter substrate-binding protein — protein: MRKIMVVLSICMLVLLSACSGGVSKDSIKVIKFADAGWDSIRFHNSVAQLIVEEGYGYDTEVTSGTTAATIQALQQGDINVYMEAWTDNIKDIYEKAIESGDIIKVSTNFDDNAQGLYVPTYVIEGDASKGIEPIAPDLKTVEDLAKYPEIFEDPEDSTKGRIIGAPSSWAVSEQLDEKLKTYGLDEQYNYLAPGSDSAIVASLAGAIKKGEPWVGYYWSPTWVTASFDLTLLEDNPYEEEVWEENRGTAFPPNDVVVAVHKDLPDQAEDVVEFLKKYETSNELTESALDYMEEKEVEADAAAIWWMKEYEDVWTKWVSDEVAEKVLSAIKEK
- a CDS encoding VOC family protein, with the translated sequence MRNQPIQKIGQIGIPVKDLERAIVFYKDILDLPLLFNNDNMAFFECNGVRLLLSLPEKEDFAHASSVIYFQMENIKETFEHFVNKDVSFINEPHRVAKMGQTETWMAFFKDTEDNIHALMSEISS
- a CDS encoding ABC transporter ATP-binding protein, with amino-acid sequence MESVVEIKQLTKVFKGKKAVDQVSFSIKNGEVVAILGPNGAGKTTTMLMVLGLLNPTSGKSKLFNQDAKEKSVRERIGVMLQEVSLMDGLKVKEIIRLFRSYYPNPLSMDQLISLTGLSEEDLNKRTEKLSGGQKRRVGFALALAGNPDLLFFDEPTVGMDITSRKVFWETVRELADQGKSIIFSTHYLQEADDIADRIILFNKGTIIADGKPAEIKKSLTKQSVSFITSPNIPLKDVLQLPHVSEVYEKDGRTFIITDETDSVLSSVFEHKWHVKDIQIEKGRLEDAFEQLTEEREEM